In Candidatus Afararchaeum irisae, the genomic window TCACCTTGAGAGTCGTGTTGAGTATAATGACCTTCGAGCCGAACTTCGCTCCCCAGATACCGTACTGGAACGGGATCGACCGTCTGAATGTCGTGACTGCAAAAGAGACGATACCGCCTATCAGCATAGTCGCGACCGCCTGCCTAGGCGTGAAGGCGGTATCGAGCATCGGCGCGAGTGTGAGACTCCCGCTCGTGGTATCGATAGCATAGACGGCTATAACAGGAATACTCTCGCTCGGGAGACCCGTGACCTCGGCGATAGGCTGTCCGAAAGAGGTGAGAGACCTGACATCGTAGTTCTGAGTCAAGACGACGACTACGGTATAGATCACCGCGAGACGAGGGAGTATACTCCTGAGTGTCGAGGCACTCGATCCGAGGGCTTCGCGTGTTTTTTCTTTGGGTGTCCTCGTGTCGTCGTCGACATCGGTGTCGGTGTCTGTGTCGGTGTCAGTGCCAGCGTCGGTATCTACTTTCGAACCAGTGACCTCTGTCTCGTTCTCCCGAGATACATCGGAAAGGAGGAGTGCTCCCGCTGCGATTCCGACAGATGTAATCGAGAGGCTGATCGCCGCACGCGCCCCGACGTACATCAGCCCCACCTTGAGACCGAGTATAGGTATCAGAACTGGGGCGTAGAAAGTGAGTATATGCTGTGTGAAGCCGAAGAAGGTATTTATACTGACAGCGATCAGCGTCTCCGTGTCGTCTATCTTCCCCGACTCGCGGTACTCGGCGAGCATTCCGTAGCCAGCAGTCGTAGAGGCGGCGGTGGCGAGTATAGCGGTTCCGACTTCCTCGGGGAGGTTCGCCGCCTTAGTTATGGGACGCGCCACCGATGCTATGCGTTTTACGGCACCGAACTCGACGGCTATGTTAGCGAGAGACACTCCTACGCCTATCAGAAGGGCTATCTTGAGAACACGTGGAACAACCCTCGTGAGTACGAGTTCGACTATCGACTCCACGCCGTATATACGCTGAGAAAGACAAAAACTCCGTCGGTCTCCTCTTACTCTGATCTTCTCTACTCTTACTCTTCGAGAGCCTCTATTACCGCCTCGTCGGTGGCGTCTG contains:
- a CDS encoding nucleoside recognition protein — protein: MESIVELVLTRVVPRVLKIALLIGVGVSLANIAVEFGAVKRIASVARPITKAANLPEEVGTAILATAASTTAGYGMLAEYRESGKIDDTETLIAVSINTFFGFTQHILTFYAPVLIPILGLKVGLMYVGARAAISLSITSVGIAAGALLLSDVSRENETEVTGSKVDTDAGTDTDTDTDTDVDDDTRTPKEKTREALGSSASTLRSILPRLAVIYTVVVVLTQNYDVRSLTSFGQPIAEVTGLPSESIPVIAVYAIDTTSGSLTLAPMLDTAFTPRQAVATMLIGGIVSFAVTTFRRSIPFQYGIWGAKFGSKVIILNTTLKVIFISLTVALLLY